One genomic region from Paracoccus pantotrophus encodes:
- a CDS encoding DUF411 domain-containing protein translates to MRDNRSISRRAILAAAGAPPLLMATASWGQAEPLPLVNVSKDPSCGCCDGWAAHIEAAGFPVRVVESADMASLKQRLGVPADLASCHTAEVDGYVVEGHVPAEAIRRLLSERPEATGLAVPGMPAGSPGMDFPGVDPEPYEAFLFGPTTRRFGRFLGPREI, encoded by the coding sequence ATGAGAGACAATCGCAGCATCAGCCGACGCGCCATTCTTGCCGCTGCCGGCGCACCTCCCTTGCTGATGGCCACCGCAAGCTGGGGGCAGGCAGAGCCTCTGCCGCTGGTGAACGTCAGCAAGGATCCCTCCTGCGGCTGCTGCGACGGCTGGGCTGCGCATATCGAAGCCGCAGGGTTCCCGGTGCGGGTGGTGGAATCCGCTGATATGGCCAGCCTCAAGCAGCGGCTCGGCGTGCCGGCCGATCTGGCATCGTGCCATACCGCCGAGGTCGACGGCTATGTGGTCGAGGGCCATGTGCCCGCCGAAGCGATCCGCCGCCTTCTTTCCGAGCGGCCCGAGGCAACAGGGCTGGCCGTTCCCGGCATGCCCGCCGGCTCGCCCGGCATGGATTTCCCCGGCGTCGACCCCGAGCCCTATGAAGCGTTCCTGTTCGGCCCGACCACCCGGCGCTTCGGGCGCTTCCTCGGCCCGCGGGAAATCTGA
- the copM gene encoding CopM family metallochaperone, with the protein MNRTAIALSVGILAGLPGTALAQAGHDIHHPGTPPAQAEQAPSPTPPSGQMPGMQGMMPEQCQAMVQAMTPECMGAMQQMMQGMMNGGMMGTPQAATTPAKESLPDFTQANIDAMNAMHGPMMDGVMADDPDVAFVRGMIPHHHGAIDMARIVQQYGDDPQTRKWAGQIIAAQELEIAEMQAWLVANAGETPAALGQTGGTVWSANEGGYSISAIDLGTGAVDTVSIPVAPHNVDLTPDGKLLLAVGDPAAEGDHGSGGHGHGAEGAAEGQLVILDPRNLSVPTAIVAVGLHPAHVVADRQGRAFVSLAGGDEIAVIDLAKAEVIGRIATGDYPHGLRLSPDEAELYVANVEDGSVSVIDTQALSEVARIPVGAAPVQVGFTPSGAQVYVSLRDENRVAVIDTSSREVTNRIDVGPNPIQMFVTPDGAHVYVANQGTDAEPNDTVSVIDTATGEVVKTLTTGGGAHGVSASADGAFVFVTNIADDTVSIIDVGSQEVVKTVPVGDRPNGIVYGGPTR; encoded by the coding sequence ATGAACAGAACCGCAATCGCACTTTCCGTCGGCATCCTGGCAGGCCTGCCGGGCACTGCCCTCGCGCAGGCCGGGCACGACATCCACCATCCGGGGACCCCGCCCGCGCAAGCGGAGCAGGCTCCATCGCCGACGCCTCCCTCGGGCCAGATGCCCGGCATGCAAGGGATGATGCCCGAGCAGTGCCAGGCCATGGTGCAGGCCATGACCCCGGAATGCATGGGCGCGATGCAGCAGATGATGCAGGGAATGATGAACGGAGGGATGATGGGCACGCCGCAGGCCGCGACGACCCCGGCGAAGGAAAGCCTGCCCGACTTCACACAGGCCAACATCGACGCCATGAACGCAATGCACGGGCCGATGATGGACGGGGTCATGGCCGACGACCCGGATGTCGCCTTCGTCCGGGGCATGATCCCGCATCATCATGGCGCGATCGACATGGCCAGGATCGTCCAGCAATACGGGGACGACCCGCAAACCAGGAAGTGGGCCGGCCAGATCATCGCGGCGCAGGAACTTGAGATCGCCGAAATGCAGGCCTGGCTGGTGGCGAACGCCGGCGAGACGCCGGCGGCGCTGGGTCAGACCGGCGGAACCGTCTGGTCCGCCAATGAAGGCGGATATTCCATCAGCGCCATCGATCTCGGCACCGGAGCAGTCGATACGGTCTCGATCCCCGTCGCACCGCACAACGTCGATCTGACGCCGGACGGCAAGCTGCTGCTGGCGGTCGGCGATCCCGCCGCCGAGGGAGATCACGGGTCCGGCGGGCACGGTCACGGCGCGGAAGGCGCGGCCGAGGGTCAGTTGGTCATCCTCGATCCGCGGAACCTCTCGGTGCCCACGGCGATTGTTGCAGTAGGCTTGCATCCGGCGCACGTGGTCGCTGACCGGCAGGGGCGCGCTTTTGTCTCGCTGGCCGGCGGCGACGAGATCGCCGTGATTGACCTTGCAAAGGCCGAGGTCATCGGGCGCATCGCGACCGGGGATTATCCGCACGGCCTGCGGCTCAGCCCGGACGAGGCCGAGCTTTACGTCGCCAATGTCGAAGACGGGTCCGTGTCCGTCATCGACACGCAGGCGCTTTCCGAGGTCGCGCGCATTCCGGTGGGCGCGGCACCTGTCCAGGTCGGGTTCACGCCCTCGGGCGCTCAGGTCTACGTCTCGCTGCGGGATGAAAACCGCGTGGCGGTCATCGACACATCGTCCCGTGAGGTGACGAACAGGATCGACGTTGGACCGAACCCGATCCAGATGTTCGTGACCCCGGACGGAGCCCATGTCTACGTGGCAAACCAGGGCACCGACGCGGAGCCGAACGACACCGTGTCCGTCATCGACACCGCGACCGGAGAGGTGGTGAAGACCCTCACCACCGGCGGCGGCGCCCATGGCGTCTCAGCATCGGCGGATGGGGCATTCGTGTTCGTAACCAACATTGCCGACGATACCGTGTCGATCATCGACGTGGGGAGCCAGGAAGTGGTCAAGACAGTGCCGGTCGGCGATCGGCCGAATGGCATCGTCTACGGCGGCCCGACCCGCTGA
- a CDS encoding c-type cytochrome, with protein sequence MRTVLVVVIAAIATGGAWWLWGQPDAANPAEEGQALVAVTLPATLSPEAEVGQQVFAANCASCHGTNAEGRAGTAPPLIHKIYEPGHHSDMAFVMAARSGVRAHHWPFGNMAPVPGLTDPELSNIIRFVREVQVANGIR encoded by the coding sequence ATGCGAACTGTTCTTGTCGTGGTGATTGCCGCGATCGCCACAGGCGGTGCCTGGTGGCTCTGGGGCCAGCCCGATGCCGCAAACCCGGCAGAAGAGGGCCAGGCTCTTGTTGCTGTAACTCTGCCGGCCACGCTGTCACCCGAAGCCGAAGTCGGTCAGCAGGTATTCGCCGCCAACTGCGCATCCTGCCACGGCACCAACGCTGAAGGACGTGCGGGGACCGCGCCCCCGCTCATTCACAAGATCTATGAGCCGGGCCACCACAGCGACATGGCTTTCGTCATGGCAGCACGCAGTGGAGTGCGCGCCCATCACTGGCCCTTTGGAAACATGGCCCCGGTGCCGGGACTCACGGATCCAGAGCTGTCCAACATCATCCGTTTCGTGCGCGAGGTTCAGGTTGCAAACGGCATTCGCTAA
- a CDS encoding DUF2793 domain-containing protein has product MSDTTTHLLLPYILAAQAQKHITHNEALRLLDGLVHLSVHDRDLTAPPASPADGDRYIVASGATGLWAGWDLNVALWTDGAWLRLPPRAGWRAWVEDESLLLVYDGSGWNSTTPATLQNMALLGVGTTADPANPFSAKLNAALWTAKTIAEGGTGDLFYTMNKETAADDLGLTLQTGFVTKALVGLFGSDRFRLAVSADGSSFFDGLIVDNATGIVDQPRLPRFKGYTNYDNYVAIDSWTKIGINNTDYNDQGAFDAANNRFVAPVAGTYLFGATLLYKINSSTNARMRGRLVLNGSTEIRGSRGEVSGAHNSEATALWLQTMVPLAQGDTVELQGTFRAADGYFAADHTSFWGTKVG; this is encoded by the coding sequence ATGTCCGACACCACGACCCATCTCCTGCTGCCCTACATCCTCGCGGCGCAGGCACAGAAGCACATCACCCACAACGAGGCGCTGCGCCTCCTCGACGGGCTCGTCCATCTCTCCGTCCATGACCGCGACCTGACTGCACCGCCCGCCAGCCCCGCCGATGGCGACCGCTACATCGTCGCCTCGGGTGCCACCGGCCTGTGGGCGGGGTGGGACCTGAACGTCGCGCTCTGGACCGATGGTGCCTGGCTTCGCCTGCCGCCGCGGGCCGGATGGCGGGCATGGGTCGAGGACGAGAGTCTGCTGCTGGTCTACGACGGCTCGGGCTGGAACAGCACTACGCCTGCGACGCTGCAGAACATGGCGCTGCTTGGCGTTGGCACCACCGCCGACCCGGCCAACCCGTTCTCCGCCAAGCTCAATGCGGCGCTCTGGACCGCGAAGACCATCGCCGAGGGCGGGACCGGCGATCTGTTCTACACCATGAACAAGGAGACTGCGGCCGACGATCTCGGCCTCACCCTCCAGACCGGCTTCGTGACCAAGGCGCTGGTCGGCCTGTTCGGCTCTGACCGGTTCCGGTTGGCGGTCTCCGCCGACGGCAGCAGCTTCTTCGACGGGCTGATTGTCGACAACGCCACCGGCATCGTCGACCAGCCCCGGCTGCCGCGCTTCAAGGGCTACACCAACTACGACAACTACGTCGCCATCGACAGCTGGACGAAAATCGGCATCAACAACACCGACTATAACGATCAGGGGGCGTTTGACGCAGCCAACAACCGCTTCGTCGCGCCCGTCGCTGGCACCTACCTCTTCGGCGCGACGCTGCTCTACAAAATCAATTCCAGCACCAATGCGCGGATGCGCGGGCGGCTGGTGCTGAACGGCTCGACCGAAATCCGGGGCTCGCGGGGCGAGGTTTCCGGCGCGCATAACTCCGAAGCGACGGCGCTCTGGCTGCAGACCATGGTGCCGCTCGCCCAAGGCGACACGGTCGAACTGCAGGGCACCTTTCGTGCCGCCGACGGGTATTTCGCCGCCGATCACACGTCCTTCTGGGGAACGAAGGTGGGTTGA
- a CDS encoding baseplate multidomain protein megatron, which translates to MATLILGAAGAAIGGSIGGAILGVSAATIGGFIGSTIGSVVDSWIVSSLAPTQRIEGARLDSLRITSSTEGAVIPRLYGRMRIGGNIIWATDFREETKTTTQGGGKGGGGGKVKTTEYLYYASFAVALCEGQITGIGRIWADGKPMDLTGVTWRWYPGDEAQAADPFIAAKMGAANTPAYRGTAYVVFEELPLSSYGNRLPQLSFEVFRPLADPDTAEGLTRAVTMIPASGEFTYATQAIRKTDGGATVSENLNALPDEADMVVALDRLQAMAPAVESVSLVVAWFGDDLRAGTCKVRPGVEVSAKSTTPRSWSVNGVGRANAFLVSRDDQNRPVYGGTPSDFAVVQAIQEMKARGLRVTFYPFILMDVPPGNNLPNPWSDNAAETGQPAFPWRGRITCSPAAGFAGTVDKTATAATQVSTLFGAAAPTSFAVSGQSVSWTGPSGDWGLRRMVLHYAHLCTVAGGVDAFLIGTEMPGLTTIRSGASSYPAVQAYRDLLGDVRSILGAGTKIGYAADWSEYFGHQPGDGSGDVFFHLDPLWADPEIDFIGIDNYMPLSDWRDGFEHADAAEGWPAIHDRAYLQANIAGGEGFDWFYASAADRTAQLRTPITDGAAGKPWVFRYKDLRAWWSNAHYSRQGGVESATPTAWAPQSKPVWFTELGCPAIDRGTNQPNVFFDPKSSESFTPHFSRGWRDDAIQRAYLEASYLWWGKPANNPISSVYGGRMVHVPECAAWTWDARPYPFFPALTDVWTDGANWRLGHWLTGRLGAVSLAALVRHLCLRASMPESRIDVSGLWGAVEGYVIGALESPRASITTLSRHFGFDAVETEGVIRFVMRGRASVATVAPDDLVAAREGDVLELTRGQETELPQVLKWQLARADEDYDAALVEARRITVDTTRIASESFPMAVPPEEAGRRCRRALMEAWVGRETAAFRLPPSRLALDPADAIRLVHDGRLVDLRLVSIADAEARGIEAVRQDRASYDLPPGDPRAASLTRAVVFGAPDAVLMDLPQLTEDQPAHRPLIAAHAVPWPGEMAVFRSPSADGFELLTSFGSRARIGTLFSDFYAGPVSRFDLGNALVIDLLTGTLESVTDLTLFGGANALAVESTPGFCEIVQAGAAELLAPGRYRLTRLLRGQRGTEGAMGNPAPAGARVVVLDESLAVLPIAEADLGIPWNWRIGPASRPVSDDTYVAQSFTPVGMGLRPFSVAHVEQPWRTPRTLGDLTIRWTRRSRVLSADNWGAVEVPLAEEVEAYEVEILDGATVKRVLGTGATNALYTAAQQTADWGAPLGPGDTLTIRISQLSALVGRGAPETITLTF; encoded by the coding sequence ATGGCCACCCTCATTCTCGGCGCCGCCGGTGCCGCCATTGGCGGTTCGATCGGTGGCGCGATCCTCGGTGTCAGTGCGGCGACCATCGGCGGCTTCATCGGCTCCACCATCGGCTCGGTTGTCGACAGCTGGATCGTTTCCTCGCTCGCGCCGACGCAGCGGATCGAAGGGGCGCGGCTCGACAGCTTGCGCATCACATCCTCCACCGAGGGGGCCGTGATCCCGCGGCTCTATGGCCGGATGCGGATCGGCGGCAACATCATCTGGGCCACCGATTTCCGCGAGGAGACGAAGACCACCACGCAGGGTGGCGGCAAGGGCGGCGGGGGCGGCAAGGTCAAGACGACCGAATATCTGTACTATGCAAGCTTTGCCGTGGCGCTCTGCGAGGGGCAGATCACCGGCATCGGCCGCATCTGGGCCGACGGCAAGCCGATGGACCTGACCGGCGTGACCTGGCGCTGGTATCCGGGCGACGAGGCGCAGGCGGCCGATCCGTTCATCGCCGCGAAGATGGGCGCGGCGAACACGCCGGCCTATCGCGGCACGGCCTATGTGGTTTTCGAGGAACTGCCGCTCTCCAGCTACGGCAACCGCCTGCCGCAGCTCTCTTTCGAGGTATTCCGGCCGCTTGCCGATCCCGACACCGCCGAGGGGCTGACCCGCGCCGTCACCATGATCCCCGCCTCGGGCGAGTTCACCTATGCCACTCAGGCGATCCGCAAGACCGATGGCGGCGCGACGGTATCTGAGAACCTGAACGCGCTGCCGGACGAGGCGGACATGGTGGTGGCGCTCGACCGGCTGCAGGCGATGGCCCCGGCGGTCGAGAGTGTCAGCCTCGTCGTCGCCTGGTTCGGTGACGACCTGCGCGCGGGCACCTGCAAGGTGCGGCCGGGCGTCGAGGTATCGGCAAAATCCACCACGCCGCGCAGCTGGTCGGTCAATGGCGTCGGCCGCGCCAATGCCTTTCTCGTCAGCCGCGATGATCAGAATCGCCCCGTCTATGGCGGCACGCCGTCCGACTTCGCCGTGGTGCAGGCGATCCAGGAGATGAAGGCGCGCGGGCTGCGCGTCACCTTCTATCCGTTCATCCTGATGGATGTCCCGCCCGGGAACAACCTGCCGAACCCCTGGTCCGACAACGCCGCCGAGACGGGTCAGCCCGCTTTCCCCTGGCGAGGACGGATCACCTGTTCACCTGCGGCGGGCTTCGCCGGAACCGTGGACAAGACAGCCACCGCCGCTACGCAGGTTTCGACGCTCTTCGGCGCGGCGGCGCCCACGAGTTTTGCGGTCTCGGGTCAGTCGGTTTCATGGACCGGGCCATCCGGAGACTGGGGTCTGCGCCGCATGGTGCTGCACTACGCCCATCTTTGCACGGTGGCGGGCGGGGTCGATGCTTTCCTCATCGGCACCGAGATGCCGGGGCTGACCACCATCCGCTCCGGGGCCAGCAGCTACCCCGCGGTGCAGGCCTATCGGGATCTTCTTGGCGATGTGCGCAGCATTCTCGGGGCCGGGACAAAGATCGGCTATGCTGCCGACTGGTCTGAGTATTTCGGGCACCAGCCGGGCGATGGCAGCGGCGACGTGTTCTTCCACCTCGATCCGCTCTGGGCGGATCCCGAGATCGACTTCATCGGTATCGACAACTACATGCCGCTGTCGGACTGGCGGGACGGATTCGAGCATGCCGACGCGGCCGAGGGCTGGCCCGCGATCCACGACCGGGCCTACCTGCAGGCGAATATCGCCGGTGGCGAGGGCTTCGACTGGTTCTACGCCAGCGCCGCCGACCGTACCGCGCAGCTGCGGACTCCGATCACCGACGGCGCCGCCGGAAAGCCGTGGGTGTTCCGCTACAAGGACCTGCGCGCCTGGTGGTCGAACGCGCACTATAGCCGCCAGGGCGGCGTGGAGAGCGCGACGCCGACCGCATGGGCACCGCAGTCGAAGCCCGTCTGGTTCACCGAGCTCGGCTGCCCGGCCATCGACCGCGGTACCAACCAGCCCAATGTCTTCTTCGACCCGAAGTCTTCCGAGAGCTTCACGCCGCATTTCTCGCGCGGCTGGCGCGACGACGCGATCCAGCGCGCCTATCTCGAGGCGAGCTATCTCTGGTGGGGCAAGCCCGCGAACAACCCGATCTCGTCGGTCTATGGCGGCCGGATGGTGCATGTCCCCGAATGCGCCGCCTGGACCTGGGACGCGCGGCCCTATCCGTTCTTTCCGGCGCTGACCGACGTCTGGACCGACGGCGCGAACTGGCGGCTCGGCCACTGGCTGACCGGACGGCTTGGCGCTGTGTCGCTGGCCGCGCTCGTCCGCCACCTCTGTCTGCGGGCAAGCATGCCGGAATCCCGCATCGACGTCTCCGGCCTCTGGGGCGCGGTCGAAGGCTATGTGATCGGGGCGCTGGAAAGCCCGCGCGCCTCGATCACCACGCTGTCGCGCCATTTCGGTTTCGACGCTGTCGAGACCGAGGGTGTGATCCGCTTTGTCATGCGCGGGCGGGCCTCCGTCGCGACCGTCGCGCCCGACGATCTGGTCGCTGCCCGTGAGGGCGACGTCCTCGAACTGACCCGCGGCCAGGAGACCGAACTGCCGCAGGTCCTGAAATGGCAGCTGGCCCGTGCCGACGAGGATTACGACGCCGCCCTCGTCGAGGCGCGGCGCATCACCGTCGACACGACGCGGATTGCCTCCGAGTCCTTCCCGATGGCGGTGCCGCCCGAGGAGGCCGGGCGCCGCTGCCGCCGCGCGCTGATGGAAGCATGGGTCGGTCGCGAGACAGCGGCGTTCCGTCTGCCGCCTTCGCGTCTCGCGCTCGATCCGGCCGACGCGATCCGGCTCGTGCATGACGGGCGGCTGGTCGACCTACGGCTAGTCTCCATCGCCGACGCCGAGGCGCGCGGCATCGAGGCGGTCCGCCAGGATCGCGCGAGTTACGATCTGCCGCCGGGCGATCCCCGCGCGGCCTCGCTGACGCGGGCGGTGGTGTTCGGCGCGCCGGATGCGGTGCTGATGGACCTGCCGCAATTGACCGAGGACCAGCCGGCGCATCGGCCGCTCATCGCAGCCCATGCCGTGCCGTGGCCCGGCGAGATGGCGGTGTTCCGCAGCCCTTCGGCCGATGGCTTCGAACTGCTGACCAGCTTTGGCAGCCGCGCCCGGATCGGGACGCTGTTCTCGGATTTCTACGCGGGGCCGGTCTCGCGCTTCGACCTCGGCAATGCGCTGGTGATCGATCTGCTGACCGGCACGTTGGAAAGCGTCACCGACCTGACGCTGTTCGGCGGCGCCAATGCGCTGGCGGTGGAGAGCACGCCGGGTTTCTGTGAGATCGTCCAGGCGGGTGCAGCCGAACTGTTGGCGCCTGGTCGCTATCGCCTGACCCGGCTCCTGCGTGGCCAGCGCGGCACCGAGGGGGCGATGGGCAACCCGGCCCCGGCAGGCGCGCGGGTCGTGGTGCTGGACGAGAGCCTTGCCGTGCTGCCGATCGCCGAGGCCGATCTCGGCATCCCGTGGAACTGGCGCATCGGCCCGGCCAGCCGCCCGGTCAGCGACGACACCTATGTGGCGCAGAGCTTCACACCGGTGGGCATGGGGCTGCGGCCGTTCTCGGTCGCCCATGTGGAGCAGCCATGGCGCACGCCGCGCACACTGGGCGACCTTACAATCCGCTGGACGCGGCGGTCCCGCGTGCTCTCGGCCGACAACTGGGGCGCGGTCGAAGTGCCGCTCGCCGAGGAAGTTGAAGCTTACGAGGTCGAGATCCTCGACGGCGCCACCGTGAAGCGGGTGCTCGGCACGGGCGCCACCAACGCGCTCTACACCGCCGCCCAGCAGACCGCCGACTGGGGCGCGCCGCTCGGGCCTGGCGACACGCTCACCATTCGCATCTCCCAGCTCTCCGCCCTCGTGGGGCGGGGCGCGCCCGAGACCATCACGCTCACGTTCTGA
- a CDS encoding NlpC/P60 family protein — MNTADPDKVIAAARSWLGTPYHDQASLKGVGCDCLGLARGVWREVVGPEPFPIPPYSRDWGETGPREVLAESARRMMPEIAPADAGPSALVLFRMRSRAIAKHVGILTGPDTFLHAYERLGVIEEPLTQAWRRRIAFVFLFPQR; from the coding sequence GTGAACACCGCCGATCCCGACAAGGTCATCGCGGCGGCACGGTCGTGGCTCGGCACGCCGTATCACGACCAGGCGAGCCTCAAGGGCGTCGGCTGCGACTGCCTTGGTCTCGCCCGGGGTGTCTGGCGCGAAGTCGTGGGCCCCGAGCCATTCCCGATCCCGCCCTACAGTCGGGACTGGGGCGAGACCGGTCCGCGCGAGGTGCTGGCCGAAAGCGCGCGGCGCATGATGCCGGAGATCGCCCCGGCCGATGCCGGTCCCAGTGCGCTGGTTCTCTTTCGGATGAGGTCGCGCGCCATCGCAAAGCATGTCGGGATCCTGACTGGCCCCGACACCTTCCTCCATGCCTACGAGCGACTCGGCGTGATCGAGGAGCCGCTGACCCAAGCCTGGCGGCGGCGCATCGCCTTCGTCTTCCTGTTTCCGCAACGCTGA
- a CDS encoding DUF2163 domain-containing protein: protein MKSLSPALQAHLDEGTTTLAWCWRITRADGVTFGFTDHDRTLSFDDTDFEPESGLTASEVRSGSDLSVDAQDAEGVLTSDRITETDILDGRWDNAAVEVWRVNWADTAQRVLMRRGAIGQIRRGRLAFVAEVRSLAHVLGQTVGRTFQASCDAALGDARCGVDLEDPAFKGAGAAVDLLRDRAFTASGLGGFEAGWFTFGTLDWTSGANAGRRTEVLVHDLTDGIAVLTLLEAPVRAISEDDGFTIRAGCDKRIETCGAKFANSASFRGFPHIPGQDAVLRYATKDGGHDGGVL, encoded by the coding sequence GTGAAATCCCTCTCGCCCGCTCTGCAGGCCCATCTCGACGAGGGCACGACCACGCTCGCCTGGTGCTGGCGGATCACGCGGGCCGATGGTGTCACCTTCGGCTTCACCGATCACGACCGGACGCTCAGCTTCGACGACACCGATTTCGAACCCGAGAGCGGGCTGACGGCCTCCGAGGTGCGCTCGGGTTCCGACCTGTCGGTCGATGCGCAGGACGCCGAAGGCGTGCTGACTTCGGACCGCATCACCGAGACCGACATCCTCGATGGCCGTTGGGACAACGCGGCGGTCGAGGTCTGGCGGGTGAACTGGGCCGACACCGCGCAGCGCGTGCTGATGCGGCGCGGGGCCATCGGCCAGATCCGGCGGGGGCGGCTCGCCTTCGTGGCGGAGGTGCGCTCGCTTGCGCACGTGCTGGGCCAGACGGTCGGGCGGACATTCCAGGCGAGTTGCGACGCGGCGCTCGGCGATGCGCGCTGTGGCGTCGATCTGGAGGACCCGGCCTTCAAGGGAGCGGGTGCTGCGGTCGATCTGCTGCGGGATCGCGCGTTCACCGCCTCCGGTCTCGGCGGCTTCGAGGCGGGCTGGTTCACATTCGGGACGCTGGACTGGACCTCCGGCGCAAACGCTGGGCGGCGCACCGAGGTGTTGGTCCATGACCTTACGGATGGCATCGCCGTGCTGACCCTGCTGGAGGCCCCGGTGCGGGCCATCAGCGAGGACGACGGTTTCACCATCCGCGCGGGCTGCGACAAGCGGATCGAGACCTGCGGCGCGAAGTTCGCGAACAGCGCCAGTTTCCGCGGCTTCCCGCACATCCCCGGCCAGGATGCCGTGCTGCGCTATGCCACCAAGGACGGTGGTCACGACGGAGGTGTGCTGTGA
- a CDS encoding lysozyme: protein MQMTDRGLLALVRHEGIVPGPYTDVKQVWTSGIGHTAAAGLPDPATMPRGMPVDLDAGIREAFRVFRADLTRYEAAVLRAVKVPLEPHEFDALVSFHYNTGGIAKAALTRHLNAGDRAAAATAFMGWLKPAAIRPRREAERDLFATGRYPAGTIPVWSVDRNGRVDFSKPIRRLTEGEALALLHPASVPVPTQTIFAPSWWRRLLDHFKGKATS, encoded by the coding sequence ATGCAGATGACTGACCGGGGGCTGCTGGCCCTCGTCCGGCACGAAGGCATCGTGCCCGGACCCTACACGGATGTGAAACAGGTCTGGACCTCCGGCATCGGCCACACGGCCGCAGCCGGTCTGCCCGATCCCGCCACAATGCCGCGCGGCATGCCCGTTGATCTCGATGCCGGGATCCGCGAGGCGTTCCGGGTATTCCGCGCCGATCTCACGCGCTACGAGGCCGCCGTCCTGCGTGCCGTGAAGGTGCCGCTCGAACCGCACGAATTCGATGCGCTGGTCTCGTTTCACTACAACACGGGCGGCATCGCCAAGGCGGCGCTGACCCGGCACCTGAACGCGGGCGACCGGGCAGCTGCGGCAACAGCCTTCATGGGTTGGCTCAAACCCGCCGCGATCCGCCCGCGCCGCGAGGCAGAACGCGATCTCTTCGCCACGGGCCGCTATCCCGCCGGAACGATCCCCGTCTGGTCGGTCGACCGCAACGGCCGGGTCGATTTCTCGAAACCGATCCGGCGTCTGACCGAGGGCGAGGCGCTGGCGCTGCTGCATCCCGCAAGCGTGCCGGTGCCGACGCAAACCATTTTCGCTCCGTCTTGGTGGCGGAGGCTGTTGGACCATTTCAAAGGAAAGGCAACGTCATGA
- a CDS encoding DUF2460 domain-containing protein, translating into MAFHEVRFPDNISRGARGGPERRTQIVELASGDEERNASWANSRRRYDVAYGIRRADDLAAVVAFFETRNGRLHGFRFKDWGDHKSCLPSGTPSPTDQAIGTGNGATTAFQLVKRYASGSQSWVRTITKPVAGSVTIALNGAPQASGWSVDTTTGVITFTTPPSAGVAVTAGFEFDVPVRFDTDVLDVTLDLERLGSITSIPLLEIRR; encoded by the coding sequence ATGGCGTTCCATGAGGTCCGGTTCCCGGACAACATCAGCCGAGGCGCGCGCGGCGGGCCCGAACGGCGCACCCAGATCGTCGAACTTGCCTCGGGCGACGAAGAGCGCAACGCCAGCTGGGCCAATTCGCGCCGTCGCTACGACGTGGCCTACGGTATCCGCCGGGCCGACGATCTAGCCGCCGTGGTTGCCTTCTTCGAGACGCGGAACGGTCGCCTCCATGGCTTCCGGTTCAAGGACTGGGGCGATCACAAATCCTGCCTTCCCTCGGGCACGCCTTCGCCGACCGACCAGGCGATCGGCACCGGCAATGGCGCGACGACCGCCTTCCAGCTGGTGAAGCGATACGCCTCGGGCAGCCAGTCGTGGGTGCGGACCATCACCAAGCCGGTCGCGGGCTCGGTCACCATCGCCCTGAATGGCGCACCGCAGGCGTCTGGCTGGTCCGTCGATACCACGACCGGCGTCATCACCTTCACCACCCCGCCGAGCGCTGGCGTCGCGGTCACCGCAGGCTTCGAGTTCGATGTCCCGGTCCGCTTCGACACCGACGTGCTCGACGTGACGCTCGACCTCGAGCGGCTGGGCTCGATCACCTCCATCCCGCTTCTGGAGATCCGACGATGA